A genomic segment from Oncorhynchus clarkii lewisi isolate Uvic-CL-2024 chromosome 12, UVic_Ocla_1.0, whole genome shotgun sequence encodes:
- the LOC139422020 gene encoding SH2B adapter protein 2-like, with amino-acid sequence MEGSPEKQKPSPRHRPKPRGPSTLTLGQSRSTEDLSEGLPRANFRKGFSLRNVSLCVVDGVRDMLQRSRGASPEPRCRLNGDTGGCWSPRLLRMPRGSRCAALRPLPAEVQREGALRYMVADDSHSMGSNAQWQKCRLLLRRMRGGGEGGVTEGEGGFLLEFYVPPKSSKPKLSVPLTAVMEVRTTMPLEMPDRDNTFVLKVENGGEYILETLDSLQKHSWVADIQDCIDPGDSGDDIELTSCPHGQFPSVSTCNCELTANIPKTPQHRAGPCGPSGPRFRTLLASPLHPTHVPLERFLQSLESNRPGAGEGTPRSEMDTSLTCYPWFHGTLSRVSAAQLVLVGGARSHGLFVIRQSETRPGEYVLTFNFQGKAKHLRLSVDSQGQCHVHHLWFQSVGDMLQHFHCHPIPLESRGAADVTLRCYVQTQRSRPELCVSRMSTPTREPGCRNGLHQLAQFFPGVLQPVGGSVDSPLPPSSPALPRILPPFPRLEDGGDGGLRSRSGSIEHLLPPSGGSADEQQETEGAQRTRAVENQYSLY; translated from the exons ATGGAGGGCAGCCCAGAGAAGCAGAAGCCCAGTCCGCGACACCGGCCCAAACCCAGGGgcccctccacactgactctgggCCAGTCCCGCAGCACAGAGGACCTATCTGAGGGCCTCCCCAGGGCCAACTTTAGGAAGGGCTTCTCCCTACGTAACGTCAGCCTGTGTGTGGTGGACGGGGTCCGGGACATGCTCCAGAGGAGCCGAGGAGCCTCTCCAGAACCCCGCTGCAGGCTCAACGGGGATACGGGAGGGTGTTGGAGTCCCCGCCTGCTGCGTATGCCCCGGGGATCCCGCTGTGCTGCCCTGAGGCCCCTGCCAGCTGAGGTGCAGAGGGAAGGAGCCCTGCGTTACATGGTGGCAGACGACTCGCACAGCATGGGCAGCAATGCTCAGTGGCAGAAGTGTCGTCTGCTgctgaggaggatgagaggaggaggagaaggaggagtcaCTGAAGGGGAGGGGGGATTCCTGCTGGAGTTCTATGTGCCACCCAAG TCGTCCAAGCCCAAATTGAGTGTTCCTCTGACAGCCGTCATGGAGGTGCGGACCACCATGCCACTGGAGATGCCAGACAGGGACAACACCTTTGTCCTCAAG gtggagaatggaggagaatacATCCTGGAGACATTAGACTCCCTGCAGAAACACTCCTGGGTGGCTGACATTCAGGACTGCATAGACCCGGG GGACAGTGGAGATGACATTGAGCTGACGTCTTGTCCTCATGGCCAGTTCCCCTCGGTGTCCACCTGTAACTGTGAGCTCACGGCTA acatacccaagacccCTCAGCACCGTGCTGGTCCTTGTGGCCCCTCAGGGCCCCGCTTTCGGACCCTGTTGGCCTCCCCTTTGCACCCCACCCATGTCCCCCTAGAACGCTTCCTCCAGTCACTGGAGTCCAACAGGCCTGGAGCAG GTGAAGGAACACCCCGCTCTGAGATGGACACCTCTCTGACCTGCTACCCATGGTTCCACGGTACACTGTCTCGAGTGAGTGCTGCTCAGCTGGTGTTGGTGGGCGGAGCCCGGAGCCATGGGCTCTTTGTGATTCGCCAGAGTGAGACGCGCCCGGGAGAATACGTCCTCACCTTCAACTTCCAGGGCAAAGCCAAG CACCTGCGTCTGTCTGTGGACTCTCAGGGCCAGTGCCATGTGCACCACCTGTGGTTCCAGAGTGTGGGGGACATGCTGCAGCACTTCCACTGCCACCCCATTCCGTTGGAGTCCCGCGGGGCTGCAGATGTCACACTGCGATGCTACGTCCAGACACAGCGCAGCCGCCCAG AGCTCTGTGTGTCTCGGATGTCCACCCCTACCAGAGAGCCTGGCTGTCGGAACGGCCTCCACCAATTGGCACAATTCTTTCCCGGAGTCTTGCAGCCAGTTGGTGGATCTGTGgactctcctcttccccctagTTCCCCTGCTCTACCCCGCATCCTGCCTCCCTTCCCCAGACTAGAGGATGGGGGTGATGGTGGCTTACGGAGCCGCAGTGGCAGCATAGAGCATCTTCTACCGCCCTCTGGTGGCTCAGCTGATGAACAGCAGGAGACTGAGGGAGCACAAAGAACAAGAGCAGTAGAGAACCAGTACTCTCTCTACTGA
- the LOC139423156 gene encoding uncharacterized protein, giving the protein MAEVRLKFSNGAYRILQNTYHQLPLRIEGNQAKGAIQATSLLTEYRSGEAQDDHDNTSRAGNWTRLPFLGIPEETLRIENSRSLSRLTEGGFKIGFCHDLISKCGEGVLQLGSAWRNNLSDSENIRVLDSASRWFYLRSPHLANTQVHVIASRASSWIRNGLVTATITQTRREQRRSLCMVRFAIGQSSFSLRQSHEQLFVRAYGNGNMSEPLYKSRTAYYEILQVSPTATQAQIKTAYYKQSFVYHPDKNAGSEEATNRFSNISEAYNVLGNKGLRKKYDRGILSQGDVTGASKPSAKDTKSSSSQPTREARQTSALGIDSKNIFDFDNFIKSHYKSQLMREEELRVRKEEIMRKKEAIKDQEMGKMMEMAVGVLVIIAVSILVNLKRGGN; this is encoded by the coding sequence ATGGCGGAGGTCAGACTGAAATTTAGTAATGGAGCCTACAGAATTCTTCAAAATACATATCATCAGTTGCCTCTGAGGATTGAGGGCAACCAAGCTAAAGGCGCAATACAAGCCACAAGCTTGCTGACAGAATATCGGTCTGGCGAAGCTCAAGATGACCATGATAATACATCCCGGGCCGGCAACTGGACACGGTTGCCGTTTCTCGGAATTCCTGAGGAGACTTTAAGAATTGAGAACTCAAGGTCCCTCAGCAGACTCACCGAAGGTGGATTTAAGATTGGATTTTGCCACGACCTTATATCAAAATGCGGTGAGGGGGTATTACAGTTAGGTTCTGCATGGAGGAATAACTTGTCGGACAGTGAGAATATAAGAGTACTCGATAGTGCTTCAAGGTGGTTTTATCTCCGTTCACCTCACCTGGCCAACACACAAGTCCATGTTATTGCCTCTAGAGCTTCAAGCTGGATAAGAAACGGTCTCGTGACGGCCACCATAACTCAAACCAGGCGCGAGCAGAGAAGATCTCTGTGTATGGTGCGATTTGCCATCGGACAGTCGAGCTTTAGTTTGCGACAGTCTCATGAGCAGTTATTTGTGAGAGCTTATGGCAACGGCAACATGTCTGAGCCCCTATATAAAAGCAGAACGGCATATTATGAAATCCTGCAGGTGTCTCCAACCGCCACGCAAGCTCAGATCAAGACGGCTTACTACAAGCAGTCTTTCGTCTACCACCCAGATAAGAATGCAGGCAGTGAGGAGGCTACGAACCGCTTCTCCAACATCAGCGAGGCTTACAACGTGTTGGGCAACAAGGGGCTGAGGAAGAAATACGACCGAGGCATTCTGAGTCAGGGAGACGTTACTGGAGCGAGCAAACCTTCCGCGAAGGACACCAAGAGCTCCTCATCTCAGCCAACGAGGGAGGCACGCCAGACTTCCGCCTTGGGGATAGACAGCAAGAACATTTTCGACTTTGACAACTTCATCAAATCCCACTATAAATCCCAGCtcatgagagaggaggagctgCGAGTTAGGAAGGAAGAGATTATGAGGAAGAAAGAGGCCATCAAAGATCAGGAAATGGGCAAGATGATGGAGATGGCTGTGGGAGTGTTGGTCATAATAGCAGTGTCTATTCTGGTCAACTTGAAACGGGGAGGAAATTGA